The Magnolia sinica isolate HGM2019 chromosome 9, MsV1, whole genome shotgun sequence genome contains a region encoding:
- the LOC131254734 gene encoding amino acid transporter AVT6E, with product MDSNYSAIPRNSYIELQIHDESADFDQSLKNPEYPTNLSLNSFPIFKGKDNPAVHLEPLDDEDGTDEFPLIVDHAGNGSGIPGAVFNLTTSIIGAGLMALPATTKVLGLALGFTLIILMGILSEISVELLIRFSVLRKASSYGEIVQFALGRPARIISEICIIINNAGVLVVYLIIVGDVMSGSPGHNGVMEQWLGHGFWDDRQVVIFIILVIFLAPLCSLERIDSLSLTSAASVALAVVFVVVTCVIAMIKIIEGQAEAPRWGPDIGSKKAILDLLVVIPIMTNAYVCHFNVQPIYNELEGRSPKKMNQVGRITTVLCIVVYAATAISGYLLFGEQTESDILTNFDRDNGIPFSSVLNYIVRVGYVLHLVLVFPVIHFSLRQTVDALAFKGSAPLTESRKRSLTLTVVLLALIYLASTMIPNIWVAFKFTGATTAVSLGFIFPSLIALKLNQQGENLEHGVKILSWVMLVLAVLVSIIGVTGNIYSINSQSE from the coding sequence ATGGACAGCAATTACTCAGCAATTCCTAGAAATTCTTACATAGAATTGCAAATACATGATGAAAGCGCTGACTTCGACCAATCCCTCAAAAACCCAGAATACCCAACCAATCTTTCCCTCAATTCGTTCCCCATTTTCAAAGGAAAGGACAATCCTGCTGTCCATCTTGAGCCTCTCGACGATGAGGATGGCACCGATGAGTTCCCTCTCATTGTTGATCATGCCGGGAATGGGTCAGGCATCCCGGGTGCTGTCTTCAATCTCACCACGTCGATCATTGGCGCCGGGCTTATGGCCCTCCCTGCCACCACGAAGGTCCTCGGCCTTGCGCTTGGATTCACCCTGATAATTCTCATGGGAATTCTCTCGGAAATCAGCGTCGAATTGCTCATCCGGTTCTCCGTCCTTCGGAAGGCATCGTCCTATGGGGAAATTGTCCAATTCGCCTTGGGGCGGCCAGCTAGGATCATATCAGAGATCTGTATAATTATCAATAATGCAGGTGTCTTGGTCGTCTATTTGATAATTGTCGGTGACGTCATGTCGGGGTCGCCCGGTCACAATGGCGTTATGGAACAATGGCTAGGACATGGGTTCTGGGATGATCGGCAGGTTGTGATTTTCATCATCTTGGTCATTTTCCTGGCGCCCCTTTGCTCACTGGAGAGGATTGATTCACTGAGCTTGACTTCAGCCGCCTCTGTGGCTCTCGCGGTGGTTTTTGTGGTTGTTACTTGCGTGATTGCAATGATTAAGATCATCGAAGGACAAGCAGAAGCTCCAAGGTGGGGCCCGGATATTGGGTCAAAGAAAGCGATTTTGGATCTCCTTGTTGTCATTCCAATAATGACGAATGCATACGTGTGCCATTTTAATGTCCAGCCAATCTATAATGAGCTTGAAGGCAGATCCCCTAAGAAGATGAATCAGGTTGGCAGGATCACCACAGTTTTGTGCATTGTGGTCTATGCTGCAACAGCTATATCAGGTTATCTGTTGTTTGGGGAACAGACTGAGTCAGATATACTGACCAATTTCGACAGGGACAACGGAATCCCTTTCAGTTCAGTTTTGAATTACATTGTCCGAGTCGGGTATGTTCTTCATTTAGTACTTGTTTTTCCTGTTATCCATTTCTCTCTGAGGCAAACGGTAGATGCATTGGCATTCAAGGGATCGGCTCCGCTCACGGAGAGTCGAAAGCGGTCATTGACATTGACAGTAGTCCTGTTAGCTCTTATTTACCTTGCGTCCACAATGATACCCAACATTTGGGTGGCTTTCAAGTTTACAGGTGCAACGACGGCTGTCTCATTGGGTTTCATATTCCCATCTCTCATTGCACTGAAGTTGAATCAGCAAGGAGAGAATTTGGAACACGGTGTCAAGAT